A portion of the Mesobacillus sp. AQ2 genome contains these proteins:
- the adaB gene encoding methylated-DNA--[protein]-cysteine S-methyltransferase encodes METKIKPTLYWSLLKFQGWNFYIASTSKGLVFVGSQNNPFEELFEWAKKCFPGSPLVEDDEKLEPYILGITQYLEGKRNTFTVPFEYVGTQFQLAVWNALCDIPYGKTKSYSDIANDIKKPTAVRAVGTAIAANPVLIAVPCHRVIGKNGSLTGYRGGLEMKTLLLDLEKRASSSTE; translated from the coding sequence ATGGAAACAAAGATTAAACCAACCCTTTATTGGTCTTTACTAAAGTTTCAAGGTTGGAATTTTTATATTGCTTCAACTTCAAAGGGGCTTGTGTTTGTAGGTTCACAGAACAACCCATTCGAGGAATTGTTCGAATGGGCTAAGAAATGCTTTCCAGGAAGTCCTCTTGTTGAAGATGATGAAAAGCTTGAACCTTATATCCTTGGAATCACTCAGTATCTAGAAGGAAAGCGGAATACCTTTACTGTTCCATTTGAGTACGTAGGTACGCAATTTCAGCTAGCAGTCTGGAATGCACTTTGTGACATTCCTTATGGGAAGACTAAATCCTATTCCGACATTGCAAATGATATAAAGAAACCGACAGCTGTTCGTGCTGTAGGTACGGCTATTGCGGCTAATCCAGTATTAATTGCTGTACCGTGCCATCGTGTAATAGGAAAGAATGGCTCATTAACTGGCTATCGGGGCGGATTAGAAATGAAGACACTGCTCCTGGATCTGGAAAAGCGAGCTTCATCTAGCACTGAGTAA
- a CDS encoding bifunctional transcriptional activator/DNA repair enzyme AdaA — MPDSMDNGHKESHDHRIFNDTDMITDVKWQAIINNDPAYNNEFFYAVKSTGIFCKPSCKSRVPKKENVCIFPNAEQALRANFRPCKRCKPTNEYLPDTEWVDFITEYIDKNFSEKLTLESLANICHGSPYHMHRTFKKIKGITPVEYIQQVRVNAAKKYLVQTNKAIGDIAAYVGMANAPYFITLFKKKTGQTPALFRQVNKMEGKYNGNKD; from the coding sequence ATGCCGGATAGTATGGATAACGGACATAAAGAGAGCCATGATCATAGAATTTTTAATGATACAGATATGATAACAGATGTAAAGTGGCAAGCAATTATAAATAATGATCCAGCTTACAATAATGAATTTTTTTACGCTGTAAAGTCGACAGGAATATTCTGTAAACCATCCTGTAAATCACGCGTTCCGAAAAAAGAAAATGTATGCATTTTTCCAAACGCAGAACAAGCTCTCCGCGCAAATTTTCGCCCATGTAAACGTTGCAAGCCCACTAATGAATATCTGCCTGATACCGAGTGGGTTGATTTTATTACTGAATATATTGATAAAAATTTCTCAGAAAAATTAACTCTAGAATCGTTAGCAAATATTTGCCATGGGAGTCCGTATCATATGCATCGAACATTTAAAAAAATTAAAGGCATTACTCCGGTTGAGTATATACAACAAGTTAGAGTAAACGCGGCTAAAAAGTATTTGGTCCAGACAAATAAAGCGATTGGAGATATCGCCGCATATGTGGGTATGGCTAACGCGCCTTATTTTATTACTTTATTTAAAAAGAAAACTGGACAGACACCAGCACTATTTCGTCAAGTGAATAAAATGGAGGGAAAGTACAATGGAAACAAAGATTAA
- a CDS encoding 3-ketoacyl-ACP reductase produces MNSLNGKTALITGAGRGIGRATAIALAKEGVNLGLLGLNMSNLEKVAAELAQFDVKVSIATGDVSNLESVINAVEHIKADHEPIDILINNAGVAKFGDFLDLTPEEWEKIIQVNLMGVYNATRAVLPGMIERKTGDIINISSSAGQKGAPVTSAYSASKFAVLGLTESLMLEVRKHNIRVTAFTPSTVVTDLAIDTNLVSGNEDHVMQPEDLAELIVAGLKLNQRVFVKTAGLWSTNP; encoded by the coding sequence ATGAATTCATTAAATGGCAAAACTGCTTTAATTACTGGTGCAGGCAGAGGTATAGGACGAGCTACTGCTATCGCCTTAGCAAAAGAAGGGGTCAATTTAGGATTGCTTGGCTTGAATATGTCTAACCTTGAAAAGGTTGCGGCTGAACTAGCACAATTTGATGTGAAAGTTTCAATAGCAACAGGAGATGTTTCCAATCTCGAATCAGTTATTAATGCAGTTGAACATATTAAAGCTGATCACGAACCAATTGATATCCTCATTAACAATGCTGGAGTTGCCAAGTTTGGCGATTTCCTTGATTTAACTCCTGAAGAATGGGAGAAAATCATCCAAGTGAATTTAATGGGAGTTTATAATGCAACAAGAGCCGTACTTCCCGGCATGATTGAAAGAAAAACAGGTGATATTATCAATATCTCTTCCTCTGCCGGACAAAAAGGTGCTCCTGTAACAAGTGCTTACAGTGCTTCTAAATTCGCTGTTTTAGGACTAACAGAATCACTTATGCTCGAAGTAAGGAAGCACAACATCCGTGTAACAGCTTTTACACCAAGTACGGTTGTAACAGACCTTGCAATTGATACTAACCTTGTCAGCGGTAATGAAGATCATGTTATGCAGCCAGAAGACCTTGCTGAATTAATCGTAGCTGGCCTAAAATTAAATCAAAGGGTATTCGTTAAAACTGCCGGGCTTTGGTCAACCAATCCTTAA
- a CDS encoding DNA-3-methyladenine glycosylase, producing MTWHEFNDVIVITLPEHFDMNANLGYLTRKKNECMYEIENDIITKVIAIGEIRSLVQVSAINNKQMLVQFLNDSRPIEKWKREEIVKYIHVWFDLDNDLEPFYEMAKADPLLKIPARKFFGLRVIGIPDLFEALCWGVLGQQINLAFAYSLKKQFVEGFGDSIDWNGKKYWVFPSYERIAQLTPADLADIKMTVKKSEYIIGVARLMASGELSREKLLKMNFKDAERNLIKIRGIGPWTANYVLMRCLRFQTAFPIEDVGLINSIKILRNMDRKPTKDEILEISVPWKNWESYATFYLWRVLY from the coding sequence ATGACTTGGCATGAATTCAATGATGTTATTGTAATTACACTACCTGAACATTTCGACATGAATGCTAACCTAGGCTATCTGACAAGGAAAAAAAATGAATGCATGTATGAAATAGAGAACGATATAATCACAAAAGTTATAGCCATTGGGGAAATTCGGTCCCTAGTTCAGGTCAGCGCAATCAATAATAAACAAATGCTTGTTCAATTCCTAAATGATTCCAGGCCTATTGAAAAGTGGAAACGGGAAGAGATTGTAAAATATATTCATGTATGGTTTGATCTCGATAACGATTTAGAGCCATTTTATGAAATGGCAAAAGCAGACCCATTACTTAAAATCCCTGCCCGAAAATTCTTTGGATTGCGTGTTATCGGCATTCCCGATTTATTTGAAGCTTTATGTTGGGGAGTTTTGGGGCAACAAATTAACTTAGCCTTCGCGTACTCTTTAAAGAAGCAATTTGTAGAAGGATTTGGCGATTCAATCGACTGGAATGGTAAAAAGTATTGGGTATTCCCATCGTACGAGCGAATTGCACAGTTAACACCTGCCGACCTAGCAGATATTAAAATGACGGTAAAAAAAAGTGAATATATTATTGGGGTTGCCCGATTAATGGCCAGTGGAGAATTATCGAGGGAAAAATTACTGAAAATGAACTTTAAAGATGCTGAAAGAAACTTAATTAAAATACGAGGAATCGGTCCTTGGACAGCCAATTATGTTCTAATGCGCTGCCTTAGGTTCCAGACAGCTTTTCCAATCGAAGATGTGGGTCTAATTAATTCGATAAAAATATTACGTAATATGGATCGAAAGCCAACGAAAGATGAGATCTTAGAAATATCGGTTCCATGGAAAAACTGGGAATCATACGCTACCTTTTATTTATGGCGTGTCCTTTATTGA
- the hxlB gene encoding 6-phospho-3-hexuloisomerase yields MHTTQYLAKILKELIRTTDLISNEEAEKLVNGILEAKKVFIAGAGRSGFMAKSFAMRMMHMGIDAYVPGETVTPNFEEGDLIIFASGSGETKSLVSMAEKAKSLGGTVAALTIFPDSTIGKLADMTVKLPGSPKDQSEGDYKTIQPMGSLFEQTLLLFCDALILRFMEKKGLDSNKMYGRHANLE; encoded by the coding sequence ATGCATACGACACAATATTTAGCTAAGATCTTAAAAGAGTTGATCAGAACAACTGATCTCATTTCGAATGAAGAAGCTGAGAAATTAGTCAATGGGATTCTTGAAGCAAAGAAAGTGTTTATAGCTGGCGCAGGTAGATCTGGATTTATGGCCAAGTCATTTGCGATGCGAATGATGCATATGGGCATAGATGCTTATGTCCCAGGCGAAACGGTGACCCCTAACTTTGAGGAAGGTGACCTGATCATCTTCGCCTCTGGTTCAGGTGAAACAAAAAGCCTGGTCTCCATGGCTGAGAAAGCAAAAAGCTTAGGTGGAACTGTTGCAGCTTTAACCATTTTCCCTGATTCCACTATTGGAAAATTGGCAGATATGACAGTTAAATTACCCGGATCTCCTAAAGATCAATCGGAAGGTGATTATAAAACCATTCAGCCTATGGGCTCATTATTCGAGCAAACTCTTTTACTATTCTGCGACGCTCTCATTCTGAGGTTCATGGAGAAAAAGGGCTTAGATTCGAATAAGATGTATGGCAGACACGCCAATTTAGAATAA
- a CDS encoding 4Fe-4S dicluster domain-containing protein, with the protein MGVVGNWLESLDFEYKISDGCVRGKSKKATCTTCVDSCPETGAIVISDRIPYIQPDLCKECGDCIAACPVHAIEGVFPKRHVKAGKLLAYNGSKPSVSELLIHSSKGIQSILPQEPLDEVWLERIQAANNLLLDMEKNKIELLPIKSINLEEETVSRRELFTMWGKGSKKLAKDVTPASWRFNHKKLELAPYYPDFQFNQVEINSDTCTLCRTCERLCPKQCFELNEAGFRISSQACSSCMLCVDSCPEQAISVKERVSKATTMNIEIYQHTCSVCKKPFKTLHRDEEKCSVCSRIKEGYLSSRTC; encoded by the coding sequence ATGGGAGTCGTTGGAAATTGGCTGGAAAGTCTCGATTTTGAGTATAAAATTTCCGATGGATGTGTCCGTGGTAAGAGCAAAAAAGCTACTTGCACAACATGTGTTGATAGTTGTCCGGAAACAGGAGCGATTGTTATCTCGGATAGAATTCCATACATTCAACCTGACCTCTGTAAGGAATGCGGAGATTGTATAGCTGCCTGTCCGGTGCATGCAATTGAAGGAGTCTTTCCAAAACGGCATGTCAAAGCAGGCAAACTACTTGCGTATAATGGTTCCAAACCTTCTGTCTCTGAATTATTGATCCATTCATCAAAAGGGATTCAGTCAATCCTGCCTCAAGAGCCCCTTGATGAAGTGTGGTTAGAAAGAATACAAGCAGCCAATAATCTGCTTTTGGATATGGAAAAAAATAAAATAGAACTTCTTCCTATAAAAAGCATTAATTTAGAGGAGGAGACGGTATCTCGTCGTGAGTTGTTTACGATGTGGGGGAAAGGAAGCAAGAAGCTTGCAAAGGACGTAACTCCTGCCAGCTGGCGTTTTAATCACAAAAAGTTAGAGCTTGCTCCTTATTATCCAGACTTCCAGTTTAACCAAGTAGAAATTAATAGTGATACATGCACACTCTGCAGAACCTGCGAGAGGCTATGTCCGAAACAATGCTTCGAATTAAATGAGGCTGGATTTAGAATTTCTTCACAGGCCTGTTCATCGTGTATGCTTTGTGTCGATAGCTGTCCGGAGCAGGCAATATCAGTCAAAGAAAGGGTATCTAAAGCTACGACCATGAACATAGAGATTTATCAACATACCTGCTCTGTCTGTAAAAAGCCTTTCAAAACTCTTCATAGAGATGAGGAGAAATGCTCTGTCTGCTCACGCATAAAAGAAGGGTATCTCAGCAGCAGGACTTGTTAA
- the hxlA gene encoding 3-hexulose-6-phosphate synthase: protein MELQLALDLVNIPEAIELVKEVEEHIDIVEIGTPVVINEGLHAVKAVKEAFPNLKVLADLKIMDAAGYEVMKASEAGADIITILATAEDMSIQGAVEEAKKQGKKILVDMIAVKDLAARAKEVDAMGVDYICVHTGYDLQAVGKNSFEDLQTIKSVVKNAKTAIAGGIKLETLPEVIKVNPDLVIVGGGITGQADKKAAAAKMQEMIKQG, encoded by the coding sequence ATGGAATTACAATTAGCTTTAGATTTAGTCAATATTCCAGAAGCCATTGAATTGGTGAAAGAAGTGGAGGAGCATATCGATATCGTAGAAATCGGTACCCCAGTCGTAATCAACGAGGGTCTCCATGCAGTAAAGGCAGTAAAAGAAGCATTCCCTAATTTAAAGGTATTAGCAGACCTGAAAATCATGGACGCTGCTGGTTATGAAGTGATGAAAGCCTCTGAAGCAGGTGCTGATATTATTACGATTCTAGCCACAGCCGAAGATATGTCTATTCAAGGTGCTGTAGAAGAAGCGAAAAAACAAGGCAAAAAAATCCTTGTTGATATGATCGCTGTTAAAGATCTGGCTGCTCGAGCTAAAGAAGTCGATGCAATGGGTGTAGACTATATTTGTGTCCACACTGGCTACGATCTTCAAGCAGTAGGTAAAAACTCTTTCGAAGATTTGCAAACCATTAAAAGTGTTGTAAAAAATGCAAAAACTGCAATCGCAGGCGGCATTAAATTAGAAACACTTCCAGAAGTCATTAAAGTAAATCCAGATCTTGTCATTGTTGGCGGCGGTATTACAGGTCAAGCTGATAAAAAAGCTGCAGCAGCAAAAATGCAAGAAATGATCAAACAAGGGTAA
- a CDS encoding ATP-binding protein, with protein MNKEIEYIGRKFKELSGDTFKKIKTQIGEENFNNPIFTKMDFSRISEKNLFIHLGQFLINPNETHKNNLIAYVESFGLKLIKSKASLDQSINFVYLTRCSIMDLLEQELLQNRISISSFFEVLKIIEYSYQLISKTLLNIYNEELLFIKLALDESKEDLKMTLRELADLERVLNEATIFAITDREDKILHANDNFCDLYKYTREELLGKKHDVYSSNFHPPSFFHEIWETIQGGEVWKGDILNQAKDGTQYWLDTTIVPFVDSNGERYKHISIQYDITEKRKTEETLLKTEKLAMIGQLAAGFAHEIRNPLTTIRGFVQLLSANEIEPNYASTILDEIDRINLIVSEFMVFAKPHQIYFSDCNIKSIVTSVVKFIEPEAIMKNVKIKYHFPAEDVVIYGEKNQLQQVFLNIIKNSIEAMPTGGKIDIMIERTDQNISITIKDNGIGMESDQVKKLGEPFFTTKQDGNGLGLMVSYKIIQNHKGSVDVKSKSNNGTTFKITFKTQMNKEKTYSSNITENE; from the coding sequence ATGAACAAAGAAATTGAGTATATTGGCAGGAAGTTTAAAGAACTAAGTGGAGATACTTTTAAAAAAATCAAAACGCAAATAGGTGAAGAAAATTTTAATAATCCTATATTTACCAAAATGGATTTTTCTAGGATTTCAGAGAAAAACTTATTTATTCATTTAGGGCAGTTTTTAATTAATCCGAATGAAACACACAAAAATAACTTAATAGCCTATGTAGAATCCTTTGGCCTGAAATTAATCAAATCTAAAGCCTCCCTGGATCAATCAATCAATTTTGTTTATCTGACTCGTTGCTCAATAATGGATTTGCTTGAACAAGAATTGCTGCAAAATAGGATTTCCATAAGCAGCTTTTTTGAAGTGCTTAAAATAATTGAATACTCCTACCAGCTTATTTCCAAAACGCTTTTGAATATCTACAATGAGGAATTGTTGTTCATTAAGCTTGCTTTAGATGAGTCTAAAGAGGATTTAAAAATGACACTAAGAGAGCTGGCGGATTTAGAGAGAGTCTTAAATGAAGCAACCATTTTTGCTATTACAGATCGTGAAGATAAAATTTTGCATGCAAATGACAATTTTTGCGATTTATATAAGTATACCAGGGAAGAATTGCTCGGGAAAAAACATGATGTATACTCTTCTAACTTTCATCCTCCTTCATTTTTTCATGAAATATGGGAGACGATACAAGGGGGAGAGGTTTGGAAAGGGGATATTCTAAATCAAGCGAAGGATGGGACGCAATATTGGTTAGATACAACCATCGTTCCCTTTGTAGATTCAAATGGAGAGCGTTATAAACATATTTCAATTCAATATGACATAACTGAAAAAAGAAAAACTGAAGAAACATTGCTTAAAACTGAGAAACTTGCAATGATTGGACAATTGGCAGCTGGCTTCGCCCACGAAATACGCAATCCGTTAACAACCATTCGGGGATTTGTACAGCTTCTGTCTGCTAATGAGATTGAGCCAAATTATGCAAGCACGATCCTTGATGAAATTGATCGTATCAATCTAATTGTCAGTGAATTCATGGTCTTTGCAAAACCTCACCAGATTTACTTCAGTGATTGTAATATAAAAAGTATTGTAACCAGTGTTGTTAAGTTTATCGAGCCCGAAGCAATCATGAAAAATGTGAAAATTAAATACCATTTCCCGGCAGAAGATGTAGTGATTTATGGGGAAAAAAATCAATTGCAACAAGTATTTTTAAATATAATTAAAAATTCCATTGAGGCAATGCCTACTGGTGGCAAAATAGACATTATGATCGAAAGGACAGACCAAAATATATCTATCACAATAAAGGATAACGGTATAGGGATGGAATCCGATCAGGTTAAAAAACTTGGAGAGCCTTTTTTTACAACAAAGCAAGATGGAAATGGCTTAGGGCTTATGGTGAGCTATAAAATTATTCAGAACCATAAAGGGAGCGTCGATGTTAAAAGCAAATCGAATAATGGGACAACTTTTAAAATAACATTCAAAACTCAAATGAATAAAGAAAAAACTTATAGCTCCAATATAACTGAGAATGAATAA
- a CDS encoding helix-turn-helix transcriptional regulator — MNNESLGTQLRLEQLKRNMSQEQVCEELNMTTRTLGNIENDKGNHRGSTLKKLTDFYGIDTEILK, encoded by the coding sequence ATGAATAATGAAAGCCTGGGTACTCAGTTAAGGTTAGAACAACTTAAAAGGAATATGTCTCAAGAGCAGGTTTGCGAAGAACTCAATATGACAACCAGGACTCTAGGCAACATAGAAAATGACAAAGGAAATCACCGAGGATCAACTTTAAAAAAGTTAACAGATTTCTATGGCATAGATACTGAAATTCTAAAATAA
- a CDS encoding nucleoside transporter C-terminal domain-containing protein: protein MVNIIYGLLSLVGLLFLAWLLSKNKKSIKWRTIIVGVALEGIFVYFMLNVPLGRWVLTNTAEGVQNVMNYSQAGIEFLFGGFFAEGTNVGFVFAIQVLSVIIFISALVSVLYYLRIIPIVVRGLGWVVGKVFGTTRVESFNTVANTMLGVAEAPLLIKPYLAKLTRSELFTVMVGGTASASGAILLSYAQMGIDIKYLLISVFSVPFVAIVMSKIMEPETEQSETAEDVKMVQAEHSNIFEAISEGAVSGVKLAANIGGLLIAFISLLALTDGILGIIGMDLATIFGYVFFPFALLVGIPVEDAFKAASIIGTKLAANELIAFQDLLKFQDQLTPQTVAILSVALCNFANLSSIGQLIVGLGSLAPSRKKLIASLSFKAIIAGTMASFITAIFVNMFI from the coding sequence ATGGTGAATATTATATATGGTTTACTATCCCTAGTAGGATTGCTGTTTTTGGCTTGGCTTTTAAGTAAAAATAAAAAGTCAATCAAATGGCGTACGATTATTGTAGGTGTGGCGTTAGAAGGGATTTTCGTTTATTTTATGCTCAATGTTCCCCTTGGTCGCTGGGTTCTTACAAATACTGCAGAAGGCGTGCAAAACGTAATGAACTATAGCCAAGCAGGCATTGAATTCTTATTTGGTGGATTTTTTGCGGAAGGAACAAATGTAGGATTTGTTTTTGCGATTCAGGTGTTATCTGTTATCATTTTTATCTCTGCTTTGGTCTCAGTTCTGTATTATTTAAGAATCATCCCTATTGTTGTACGTGGACTCGGTTGGGTTGTTGGTAAAGTGTTTGGTACCACCCGTGTTGAATCTTTTAATACAGTTGCTAACACGATGTTGGGAGTGGCAGAAGCCCCGTTACTAATTAAGCCTTATCTGGCAAAACTGACACGTTCGGAATTGTTTACGGTTATGGTCGGAGGTACAGCTTCAGCAAGTGGTGCGATTCTTTTGTCATATGCTCAAATGGGTATTGATATTAAATATTTATTGATATCTGTTTTCTCTGTCCCTTTTGTCGCTATAGTCATGTCCAAAATCATGGAACCTGAAACAGAACAATCTGAAACGGCGGAAGATGTCAAAATGGTACAGGCAGAACACTCAAATATTTTTGAAGCTATTTCGGAAGGAGCTGTAAGTGGAGTAAAGCTTGCCGCTAATATTGGTGGTTTGCTTATTGCCTTTATCAGTCTATTGGCACTTACAGACGGCATTCTAGGCATCATCGGAATGGATTTAGCTACAATATTTGGTTATGTATTCTTTCCTTTTGCATTACTTGTCGGGATTCCTGTTGAAGATGCTTTCAAAGCTGCCTCCATTATCGGGACAAAGCTTGCAGCCAATGAACTTATTGCTTTCCAGGACCTGCTCAAATTTCAAGATCAACTAACTCCTCAAACAGTTGCGATTTTATCTGTTGCATTATGTAACTTCGCAAACCTGTCATCTATCGGACAATTAATTGTAGGCCTTGGTTCCTTGGCTCCTTCAAGGAAAAAACTAATTGCATCTCTGAGCTTTAAAGCTATTATCGCCGGTACAATGGCAAGCTTTATTACAGCGATCTTTGTAAATATGTTTATCTAA
- a CDS encoding 2OG-Fe(II) oxygenase, which produces MKSRVENLNWDSIQNELDEQGFAKLPAILTKEECQFFIELYCEEESYRTTINMTRYRFGSGEYKYFSYPLPEIIQSLRESFYRKLSKTANRWLGYLKKTEQFPDHLQDFLNICEEYEQTRPTPLILKYETGGFNCLHQDLYGDISFPFQVVFLLNQRDKDFCGGESLLVEQIPRAQSRGHVITLEQGSALIFPTNHRPVLGKKGYYKNTVRHGVSTVTSGERYGLGIIFHDSK; this is translated from the coding sequence ATAAAATCACGTGTCGAAAACTTAAATTGGGATTCAATCCAAAATGAATTAGATGAGCAAGGATTTGCAAAGCTTCCTGCGATTTTAACAAAAGAGGAATGTCAATTCTTCATAGAATTGTATTGTGAGGAAGAGTCATACAGAACGACAATCAATATGACCAGATATCGTTTTGGGAGTGGGGAGTACAAATATTTTTCCTATCCACTACCTGAAATCATCCAAAGTTTAAGAGAGTCATTTTATCGGAAATTATCCAAAACAGCCAATCGATGGTTGGGTTATTTAAAGAAAACAGAACAGTTTCCGGATCATCTTCAAGATTTCTTGAACATCTGTGAAGAATACGAACAAACTAGACCGACACCTTTAATATTAAAGTATGAAACAGGCGGGTTTAATTGTTTGCATCAGGATTTATATGGCGACATATCTTTCCCGTTTCAAGTAGTATTTTTATTAAATCAGCGAGATAAAGACTTTTGCGGTGGAGAATCTCTATTAGTGGAACAAATACCCCGTGCTCAAAGCAGGGGGCATGTAATTACTTTAGAACAAGGCAGTGCGCTAATTTTTCCTACTAACCATAGACCTGTTCTAGGTAAAAAAGGATATTACAAAAATACAGTTCGTCACGGAGTAAGCACAGTAACTTCTGGAGAACGATACGGTCTTGGAATCATTTTTCATGATTCAAAATAA